Proteins encoded within one genomic window of Caldilineales bacterium:
- the rfbF gene encoding glucose-1-phosphate cytidylyltransferase: protein MKVAILAGGLGTRLSEETSLKPKPMVEIGGQPILWHIMKSYAAHGLKEFVVALGYKGEVIKDFFVNYRHRSNSVTVRLATGEVTVHDGDCEEWTIHLLDTGLHTQTGGRVKRLAQFIGNEPFMLTYGDGVASIDFPRLLAFHRSHGKLATVTAVRPPARFGGIAFNGDLVAHFHEKPQIGEGWINGGFFVLEPEAVKYVMHDGVIWEREPMEQLAADGQLVAYRHETFWQCMDTLRDVRLLEELWQGGKAPWKTW from the coding sequence ATGAAAGTGGCAATTCTGGCAGGTGGATTGGGGACGCGGCTCTCTGAGGAGACGAGCCTGAAGCCCAAGCCCATGGTCGAGATCGGCGGCCAGCCGATCCTGTGGCACATAATGAAATCTTACGCAGCCCACGGCTTGAAGGAGTTCGTGGTAGCGCTAGGCTACAAGGGCGAGGTGATCAAGGATTTCTTCGTCAACTATCGTCATCGTAGCAACAGCGTGACGGTACGCCTGGCTACAGGTGAGGTGACGGTTCACGACGGCGATTGTGAGGAGTGGACCATTCACTTGCTGGACACCGGTCTGCACACCCAGACCGGCGGGCGGGTGAAGCGCCTGGCCCAGTTCATCGGGAATGAACCGTTCATGCTCACCTACGGCGATGGCGTGGCCAGCATTGACTTTCCCCGCCTCCTCGCCTTTCATCGCAGCCACGGCAAGCTGGCCACGGTGACGGCTGTGCGGCCGCCGGCCCGCTTTGGCGGCATCGCCTTCAACGGCGACTTGGTGGCGCATTTCCATGAGAAGCCCCAGATCGGCGAGGGCTGGATTAACGGCGGCTTCTTTGTCCTGGAACCGGAAGCCGTAAAGTATGTGATGCACGATGGCGTGATCTGGGAACGGGAACCGATGGAACAACTGGCGGCCGATGGGCAGTTGGTCGCCTACCGCCATGAGACTTTCTGGCAGTGCATGGATACGCTGCGCGATGTTCGGCTGTTGGAAGAGCTGTGGCAGGGAGGTAAAGCGCCGTGGAAGACCTGGTAA
- a CDS encoding GDP-mannose 4,6-dehydratase, with the protein MVKPDSQPDPTAFWRGRRVFVTGATGIVGAWLVKDLLALGAYVVALVRDADPQSEFLRSGDFRRAFVVNGRLEDFGTLERAINEHEIEAVFHLAAQPIVGAAQRSPLPTFEANIRGSYNLLEACRVHINFVKRVVIASSDKAYGTQPNLPYTEEMPLQGQYPYEVSKSCTDLIAQSYHVSYVLPVAIARCGNIYGGGDLNWSRIVPATIRSFLQDERPIIRSDGRYVRDYIYVKDVTQAYLRVAEHLDDPAVRGQAFNFSPERALTVIEIVEAIQHLMGCQHLAPDVRNTAQGEIFSQYLSADKAQRILGWRPRYSLDAGLTETIEWYREFLAS; encoded by the coding sequence CTGGTAAAGCCGGACTCGCAGCCCGATCCAACTGCGTTTTGGAGGGGCCGACGCGTTTTTGTGACCGGCGCAACCGGTATCGTCGGCGCGTGGTTGGTCAAGGACTTGCTGGCGCTGGGCGCCTACGTGGTCGCATTGGTGCGGGATGCCGATCCCCAGTCGGAATTCTTGCGCAGCGGCGATTTCCGGCGCGCTTTTGTGGTCAACGGCCGGCTGGAGGACTTCGGCACGCTGGAGCGGGCCATCAACGAGCACGAGATCGAGGCGGTCTTCCACCTGGCGGCCCAGCCCATCGTCGGCGCGGCCCAGCGCTCGCCGCTGCCCACCTTCGAGGCTAACATCCGTGGCAGTTACAACCTGCTAGAGGCATGCCGGGTGCATATCAACTTCGTCAAGCGGGTGGTGATCGCTTCCAGCGATAAGGCCTACGGAACGCAGCCCAATCTGCCCTACACCGAGGAGATGCCTTTGCAGGGGCAATATCCCTATGAGGTCTCCAAGAGCTGCACCGATCTGATTGCCCAAAGCTATCACGTCAGCTACGTCTTGCCGGTGGCCATCGCCCGCTGCGGCAACATCTATGGCGGCGGCGACCTGAACTGGAGCCGCATCGTGCCGGCCACCATTCGCTCCTTTTTGCAAGACGAGCGGCCGATAATCCGCAGCGACGGACGCTACGTGCGCGATTACATCTACGTCAAGGACGTGACCCAGGCGTACTTGCGCGTGGCCGAGCATCTCGATGACCCCGCGGTGCGCGGCCAGGCGTTCAACTTCAGCCCGGAGCGCGCCCTAACGGTGATCGAGATCGTCGAGGCAATCCAGCATCTGATGGGTTGCCAGCATCTGGCGCCTGATGTGCGCAACACGGCCCAGGGCGAGATATTCTCCCAGTACCTGTCGGCAGATAAGGCCCAGCGAATTTTGGGCTGGCGGCCGCGCTACTCCCTTGATGCCGGACTGACTGAAACCATCGAGTGGTACCGTGAATTCCTGGCAAGCTGA
- a CDS encoding NAD-dependent epimerase/dehydratase family protein codes for MNSWQAEFGDAFTGQRVLVTGASGFIGGHLSDALLALGADVCALDSQGAGCPAGCESYAIDL; via the coding sequence GTGAATTCCTGGCAAGCTGAGTTCGGCGACGCGTTCACCGGTCAGCGTGTGCTGGTGACCGGTGCCAGTGGTTTCATCGGCGGACACTTGAGCGACGCCTTGCTGGCTCTGGGCGCGGACGTGTGCGCCTTGGACAGCCAAGGCGCCGGCTGTCCAGCCGGCTGCGAAAGCTATGCCATCGATCTGTAG
- a CDS encoding GDP-mannose 4,6-dehydratase → MRGALAQARPQVVYHLASLVTARQEIDLVLPKLFNNLVGTVHLFLALAEIGCQQVVTTSSSEEPTDEVPTSPYAAAKAGARFYAGLFQQTYGLPITVAKLFMAYGPRQRPDKLISYLVLSCLRGQSPQLSSGARVCDLVYVRDVVRGLLKIGLRPNLAGQTIELGTGRGVSIREAALLAAELSGSKVQPIFGAVADRMGERPRVADLASLHALLDWTPQVCLEDGLRDTIEWYRATL, encoded by the coding sequence GTGCGCGGCGCATTGGCGCAGGCTCGCCCACAGGTGGTGTATCACCTGGCCAGCCTGGTGACCGCCCGCCAGGAGATCGACCTGGTTCTGCCAAAGTTGTTCAACAACCTGGTGGGCACGGTCCATCTGTTCCTGGCTCTGGCCGAAATCGGCTGCCAACAGGTGGTGACAACCAGTTCCTCAGAAGAACCGACCGATGAGGTTCCAACTTCACCCTATGCAGCAGCGAAAGCCGGAGCACGTTTCTATGCCGGGTTGTTTCAGCAGACCTACGGCCTCCCGATCACGGTGGCTAAGCTGTTCATGGCCTACGGCCCGCGCCAGCGGCCGGATAAACTAATCTCTTACCTGGTGCTGTCATGCCTGCGTGGCCAGTCGCCTCAGCTCAGCAGCGGCGCGCGGGTCTGCGATCTTGTTTACGTCCGGGATGTCGTGCGCGGCCTGCTCAAGATCGGTTTGCGGCCGAACCTGGCAGGCCAGACGATTGAATTGGGCACAGGACGCGGCGTTAGCATTCGAGAGGCTGCCCTGCTCGCGGCTGAATTGAGCGGCAGCAAGGTTCAACCGATCTTTGGCGCCGTGGCAGACCGCATGGGCGAACGCCCCCGGGTGGCGGACTTGGCTTCTTTACATGCTCTGTTGGACTGGACGCCGCAAGTTTGCCTGGAAGACGGGTTGAGGGATACAATCGAGTGGTATCGGGCCACTTTGTGA
- a CDS encoding class I SAM-dependent methyltransferase: MSNNLVEIHACEVCGNTDLMKVLDLGYHPMCDDLIKIGDSRISQEYPIEILLCQDCLTAHQRFQIPKRELFPPTYHYRARFTSDVLDGMAALVELCKDRFGDLEGKKVLDIGCNDGSLLDYFKKKGAVTLGIEPTDAQEEAEHKGHKTYKAFFDANIADRIIDTHGKLDFVVFTNVFAHIENLPEVIYSLRALTDTNTIIVIENHYLGAVLDRNQFDTFYHEHPRTYSYTSFVRIARLLGLCILSVEFPKRYGGNIRVFMGNKTNGLYNSQAHDLLDMERNISKKFDILAQRVDQWKLNKSKVIDQLVVKHGRLRAKAFPGRAAILIKLLGLTGNTISAVYEKPGSLKIGFYVPGTRIPILSDDFLFQAPSDSQPLLNLAWHIPGEIRRYLSEKGYRGPVIDIVDANDFGAK, from the coding sequence ATGTCAAATAACCTTGTGGAAATCCACGCTTGTGAGGTGTGTGGCAACACTGACTTAATGAAAGTCCTCGACTTGGGATACCATCCGATGTGTGATGACCTGATCAAAATCGGTGATTCCAGGATTAGTCAAGAATACCCAATTGAGATTCTGCTTTGTCAAGACTGTCTGACGGCACATCAGCGTTTCCAGATACCGAAACGGGAATTGTTCCCTCCCACCTATCATTATCGCGCGCGCTTCACATCCGATGTACTTGATGGAATGGCAGCTCTCGTGGAGTTGTGCAAAGACCGATTTGGGGATCTTGAAGGCAAAAAAGTACTTGATATTGGATGCAATGATGGCAGCCTTTTGGATTACTTCAAGAAGAAGGGGGCGGTAACTCTAGGGATTGAGCCTACTGACGCGCAAGAGGAAGCCGAACATAAAGGGCACAAAACCTACAAGGCCTTCTTTGATGCGAACATCGCAGACAGGATCATAGATACGCACGGAAAGCTTGATTTTGTTGTCTTTACAAATGTGTTTGCTCATATCGAAAATCTGCCGGAAGTCATATACTCGCTTAGAGCATTGACTGACACGAACACTATAATTGTAATTGAGAATCATTATCTCGGTGCTGTACTTGACCGAAACCAATTTGACACTTTCTATCACGAGCATCCACGAACTTATAGCTATACTTCCTTTGTTCGTATTGCTAGATTGCTGGGTCTCTGCATCTTGTCAGTTGAGTTTCCGAAGAGATACGGCGGCAACATAAGGGTCTTTATGGGCAACAAAACGAATGGATTGTATAATTCTCAAGCACACGATCTGCTCGACATGGAGAGGAATATTTCCAAAAAATTCGATATACTCGCACAACGCGTGGATCAGTGGAAACTAAACAAGTCGAAAGTCATAGATCAGCTTGTGGTGAAACATGGTAGATTACGGGCCAAAGCGTTTCCTGGGCGTGCTGCCATTCTAATCAAACTCCTAGGGTTGACGGGAAACACAATCTCAGCCGTATATGAAAAGCCAGGATCACTAAAGATCGGCTTCTACGTCCCTGGTACACGCATTCCAATTCTATCGGATGATTTCCTTTTTCAAGCGCCCAGTGATAGCCAACCGCTGTTGAATCTGGCATGGCATATACCTGGGGAGATTCGGCGCTACTTATCAGAAAAAGGATATAGAGGTCCTGTTATCGACATTGTCGATGCCAACGACTTTGGGGCAAAATAG
- a CDS encoding glycosyltransferase, giving the protein MIQRSKLRRSPAYSVWRSYREVEQLKRFNRILDAYLRNQQASEPYSEAYTRRRLAQIQQQRHPLLAYQGTPSIIAFGTNDWEQYGLWPSLERVSHFVLFDYHKWLLSRGMRRSDPQMCRRLAAAFLETIDTVPPDNKPTLAFFYAAGTYIADELLVELAHRGIWTIVMSLDDKQQFAKGADQLRVAAHCDLYWTVWKTGTQIVLDLGGTPWYAPEAADPAFYHPMGVVRDFDIVFIGQSYGLRADLVRYLRRRGFNVVTFGSGWPNGFVSFEDVVEIYSRAHIVLGVGGVGQMAGVRHLKGRDFEAPMCGALYLTSYNPELADHFRIGEEILCYSSSEECADIIHWVQRHPEEAERIRQAALQRSTADHTWEIRLQHMFSLFPESTNAETAG; this is encoded by the coding sequence ATGATCCAACGTTCCAAACTGCGACGCAGTCCTGCTTACTCGGTGTGGCGTTCATACCGGGAGGTGGAACAACTGAAGCGCTTCAATCGCATTCTCGATGCTTATCTTAGAAACCAGCAGGCGTCTGAGCCATACTCTGAAGCGTATACTCGGAGGCGATTGGCTCAAATACAACAGCAACGCCATCCGTTACTTGCTTACCAAGGCACCCCGAGCATCATTGCATTTGGGACCAATGACTGGGAGCAATACGGATTGTGGCCTTCGCTTGAGCGTGTCAGTCACTTTGTGTTGTTCGATTATCACAAATGGTTGCTTTCCCGTGGAATGCGGCGTTCTGACCCCCAAATGTGCCGTCGGTTGGCTGCAGCTTTCTTGGAAACCATTGATACAGTCCCGCCAGATAACAAGCCAACACTGGCGTTTTTCTATGCAGCCGGCACGTATATCGCTGACGAACTCTTGGTTGAGCTGGCTCACCGCGGTATCTGGACGATTGTGATGAGTCTGGATGACAAGCAGCAGTTCGCAAAGGGCGCCGACCAGCTTCGCGTTGCTGCGCATTGTGACCTCTATTGGACGGTTTGGAAGACAGGAACGCAGATTGTGCTGGATCTGGGCGGCACCCCGTGGTATGCGCCCGAGGCCGCCGATCCAGCCTTCTACCATCCCATGGGTGTGGTTCGTGACTTTGACATTGTGTTTATTGGCCAATCCTATGGGCTGCGGGCTGATCTGGTGCGCTATTTGCGACGGCGTGGCTTCAACGTGGTGACTTTCGGCTCTGGTTGGCCTAACGGCTTCGTCAGCTTCGAAGATGTTGTCGAGATCTATAGCCGGGCACATATTGTGCTCGGCGTAGGAGGAGTGGGGCAGATGGCGGGCGTAAGACATCTGAAAGGACGAGATTTTGAGGCACCGATGTGCGGTGCTCTTTACTTGACAAGCTATAATCCAGAACTCGCCGACCACTTTCGGATAGGCGAGGAGATTTTGTGCTACTCTTCGTCTGAAGAGTGTGCAGACATAATCCATTGGGTTCAACGCCATCCTGAAGAGGCCGAGAGAATTCGACAAGCGGCCCTGCAGCGAAGTACTGCCGATCACACGTGGGAGATACGTCTTCAACACATGTTCTCGTTGTTTCCCGAATCAACAAATGCGGAGACTGCTGGATAG